The Streptomyces achromogenes genome window below encodes:
- a CDS encoding ABC transporter ATP-binding protein: MTTNPTLAELTDKATATRDRPAYGHDALITCDRLVRIFSADGMEVQALQGLDLLVREGELMALVGASGSGKSTLMNILAGLDTPTAGVARVAGHDLLAMTGKDRLHYRRKVVGFIWQQTSRNLLPYLTAAQNVALPLQLAGGRRRSRAHAERALALLELLQVADCRDRRPQEMSGGQQQRVAIAVALACDPAVLLADEPTGELDSHTAEQIFAAFRTANEELGTTIVIVTHDRAVATEVRRTVAIRDGRTSTEVLRRSEVDETTGHETLVAREYAMLDRAGRLQLPAEYTRTLGMRDRVALDLEEDHITVWPDDSGHS; encoded by the coding sequence ATGACGACGAATCCCACCCTCGCCGAACTGACCGACAAGGCGACCGCCACCCGCGATCGGCCCGCCTACGGCCACGACGCCCTCATCACCTGCGACCGTCTGGTGCGTATCTTCTCGGCGGACGGCATGGAGGTGCAGGCCCTCCAGGGTCTCGACCTGCTGGTCCGCGAGGGCGAACTCATGGCCCTGGTCGGCGCCTCGGGCAGCGGCAAGTCCACCCTCATGAACATCCTGGCCGGCCTGGACACCCCGACCGCCGGGGTGGCCCGGGTGGCCGGCCACGACCTGCTGGCCATGACCGGGAAGGACCGCCTGCACTACCGGCGCAAGGTGGTCGGCTTCATCTGGCAGCAGACCTCCCGCAACCTGCTCCCGTATCTCACCGCGGCCCAGAACGTGGCCCTGCCCCTCCAGCTGGCGGGCGGGCGGCGCCGCTCCCGGGCCCACGCCGAACGTGCCCTGGCGCTGCTGGAGTTGCTCCAGGTCGCCGACTGCCGGGACCGCCGCCCGCAGGAGATGTCCGGCGGCCAGCAGCAGCGCGTCGCGATCGCCGTGGCCCTCGCCTGCGACCCGGCGGTACTGCTCGCCGACGAACCCACCGGCGAGCTGGACTCCCACACCGCCGAGCAGATCTTCGCCGCGTTCCGCACGGCCAACGAGGAGCTGGGCACCACGATCGTCATCGTCACCCACGACCGCGCCGTGGCCACCGAGGTCCGCCGCACGGTCGCCATCCGCGACGGCCGCACCTCCACGGAGGTCCTGCGCCGCAGCGAGGTCGACGAGACCACCGGCCACGAGACGCTGGTGGCCCGCGAGTACGCGATGCTCGACCGGGCCGGCCGCCTCCAGTTGCCCGCCGAGTACACGAGGACCCTCGGCATGCGCGACCGGGTGGCGCTGGACCTGGAGGAGGACCACATCACCGTATGGCCGGACGACAGCGGGCACAGCTGA
- a CDS encoding ABC transporter ATP-binding protein: MSQVVTGTMVRVENVHKSYGQGAAAVHALRGVSFDIPRGEIVALKGRSGSGKTTLLNIVGGLDTPDGGRVTVDGLDLSELGEDGLLALRRDRIGFVFQSFGLIPILTAAENVGVPMRMRRAGVREREERVELLLSLVGLADHAAQRPGELSGGQQQRVAIARALANNPSLLIADEPTGQLDAETGHAVMELLRAVVRSEQVTALVATHDATLLGLADRVLELRDGEIRDATREQAEPSPVT; the protein is encoded by the coding sequence ATGAGCCAGGTCGTCACCGGGACCATGGTGCGCGTCGAGAACGTCCACAAGTCGTACGGCCAGGGGGCCGCCGCCGTCCATGCCCTGCGCGGTGTGTCGTTCGACATCCCGCGCGGGGAGATCGTCGCCCTCAAGGGGCGGTCGGGCTCCGGGAAGACCACTCTGCTGAACATCGTCGGAGGGCTCGACACGCCGGACGGGGGGCGCGTCACCGTGGACGGCCTCGATCTGTCGGAGCTCGGCGAGGACGGCCTGCTGGCACTGCGCCGGGACCGGATCGGTTTCGTGTTCCAGTCCTTCGGCCTCATCCCGATCCTGACGGCGGCGGAGAACGTGGGTGTGCCGATGCGCATGCGCCGGGCCGGCGTACGGGAGCGTGAGGAGCGGGTCGAGCTGCTGCTGTCCCTGGTGGGCCTCGCCGACCACGCGGCCCAGCGGCCCGGCGAGCTCTCCGGTGGCCAGCAGCAGCGGGTCGCCATCGCCCGGGCGCTGGCCAACAACCCCTCGTTGCTGATCGCCGACGAGCCCACCGGCCAGCTGGACGCGGAGACCGGCCATGCGGTGATGGAGCTGCTGCGGGCGGTCGTGCGCAGCGAGCAGGTCACCGCTCTGGTGGCCACGCACGACGCGACGCTGCTCGGCCTGGCCGACCGGGTGCTGGAACTGCGCGACGGGGAGATACGGGACGCGACGAGGGAGCAGGCCGAGCCGTCACCTGTCACGTGA
- a CDS encoding DUF4246 domain-containing protein: MSGLSAFPLPFHASRSLSYATPRTLRELEMMRCSALIRAKPEWFNKLNDAGIVARWTQEAVAQGLTEAQVHYVLAELRHYAALRDGRTGVEVSAVDGVWQSDALVDDKLRSRLREAVQVLEQVPEAEQDWHPGSDGQVLDLVHPSLFCLVREVSGAHERAWENPTDRYSAYEFSEKFQWLPTDVDISDDGDVSFRSYVNNVHPETHRELAAVLPDLFARLRPLFENVLTDLRHPRPPRIDVDPYGWYDSQPEYPDRSSYSDDTSYAEARQAWEEAQDAWWENRRPVVPDAPAFTAPESPDESARVDLRGRRLQVIVKLATIHLTPDKPAYPGGSWHVEGMMNERIVSTGIYYWDSENITESRLAFRAVLDDPHYEQNDDNGLREVYGLEDEDALNQTLGSTSTPAGRCLAFPNILQHRVGPFGLTDPTRPGYRKILAFFLVDPSQTIVSTSDVPPQQPWSDTSTMTLEQAEDFREQLMRERKFFVDEHNEQLYEREFSLCEH, translated from the coding sequence TTGTCTGGCCTGTCTGCTTTTCCGCTGCCCTTTCATGCTTCTCGTTCCCTGTCGTACGCGACACCTCGAACGCTGCGAGAACTCGAGATGATGCGGTGCAGCGCGCTCATTCGGGCCAAGCCTGAGTGGTTCAACAAGTTGAACGACGCCGGCATCGTCGCCAGATGGACTCAGGAGGCGGTCGCCCAGGGCCTCACCGAGGCGCAGGTTCACTACGTGCTTGCCGAACTCCGGCATTACGCCGCACTGCGGGACGGACGAACCGGCGTCGAGGTGTCCGCCGTCGACGGGGTGTGGCAGTCGGACGCGCTGGTCGACGACAAGCTGAGGTCCCGGCTGCGCGAAGCGGTTCAGGTGCTGGAGCAGGTCCCCGAGGCGGAACAGGACTGGCATCCCGGCTCCGACGGTCAGGTACTGGATCTCGTGCATCCCTCACTGTTCTGCCTGGTGCGGGAAGTGAGCGGGGCGCACGAGAGGGCCTGGGAGAACCCGACGGACCGCTACTCGGCGTACGAGTTCTCGGAGAAGTTCCAGTGGCTGCCCACGGACGTGGACATAAGTGACGACGGTGATGTCTCCTTCCGGTCGTACGTCAACAACGTCCACCCCGAAACGCATCGCGAACTGGCCGCCGTCCTGCCGGACTTGTTCGCGCGCCTGCGGCCCCTGTTCGAGAACGTGCTCACCGATCTACGTCACCCGCGGCCCCCGCGGATCGACGTCGACCCCTACGGGTGGTACGACTCGCAGCCGGAATACCCGGACCGGTCCTCCTACAGCGATGACACGTCGTACGCGGAAGCCCGCCAGGCGTGGGAAGAGGCCCAGGACGCATGGTGGGAGAACCGTCGCCCGGTCGTCCCGGACGCGCCGGCCTTCACCGCGCCCGAGTCACCCGACGAATCCGCCCGGGTCGACCTGCGCGGCCGGCGTCTTCAGGTCATCGTCAAGCTAGCCACCATTCACCTCACTCCGGACAAGCCCGCATACCCGGGCGGTTCCTGGCATGTCGAGGGGATGATGAACGAGCGGATCGTCTCGACCGGCATCTACTACTGGGACAGTGAGAACATCACCGAGAGCCGGCTCGCTTTCCGGGCGGTTCTCGACGATCCCCACTACGAACAGAACGACGACAACGGCCTTCGCGAGGTCTACGGCCTGGAGGACGAAGACGCGCTGAACCAGACGCTGGGATCGACGTCGACGCCGGCGGGCCGCTGTCTGGCGTTCCCGAACATCCTGCAACACCGCGTCGGCCCGTTCGGCCTCACGGACCCCACGCGCCCGGGATACCGCAAGATTCTCGCGTTCTTCCTGGTCGACCCGTCACAGACCATCGTCTCGACATCCGATGTGCCGCCGCAACAGCCGTGGTCCGACACCTCGACCATGACACTCGAGCAGGCCGAGGACTTCCGCGAACAACTCATGCGGGAGCGCAAGTTCTTCGTCGACGAACACAACGAGCAGCTCTACGAACGAGAATTCTCCCTCTGCGAGCACTGA
- a CDS encoding LamG-like jellyroll fold domain-containing protein, with product MSSASSADSSARRRASAAAALALGAGLLAAPAVPAQAADTPRPTARYTFNEDDLTSGKITDSSGNGLTASLVNGSTARSVEGTDGGKALALPGGAPASDGAYVRLPREVVGDATDLTVSARVKWGDDTSSWQRIFDLGSGTTKYLFTTPSNNGGVLRTAVTTGGGGAESQVSGYAALPAGAWRTVTVTLDTAAGQVTTYLDGVAVSSSATTVKARDLLDASATAAGYIGKSFYPDPLLKGVIDDFTVWHSALSAEQVAGVVGDVPTLQALSRTSFEVRTTTGTAPSLPSAVRSTYSDGYDRDTPIVWDAIPSDAYARPGTFTTAGTAAGRRVTATVTVVREGELTVDLGSDTGAFHGGASGTLYGVYGPDVPTNNLIEGMGLRTVSTKAQDGPQHPGADALEVVGPLADSTDGDVYIYMTDIHRGFPYEWPGATPAEKVKLYEEKIAKQVDQVLRLPKRYQDNIVFVPFNEPEGNMFGTGEWSYDKVSWLNSPDAFFAAWDSAYQLIKGRMPDARIAGPNTSILYDQVKGFLTHTLAAGTLPDVITWHELSHPEAVRVGVTKYRTWEKDLFSGTSREGTELPVNINEYAFNYHTSVPGQMIQWVSAIEESKVDADIAYWNIDGNLSDSAVQSNRGNGQWWLLHSYASMSGHTVTVSPPFPGQNYTMQGVATFDEKKKQARLLFGGSTGKGHITFAGIPKKVFGKSVHAWIREIEWSGQVGDSPGPKLLAETNLAVGADGTVSADFGEGTLPALKESSAYEIVLSPAGKAKATQSAPVRWQGSYEAEDAAHTGSGYSKKGPEGSTSDVSKFYTSGGYDVGGLRTGSDVTLDFTVDVPEDGSYDLSVFANSLNTFDKVREQGPTNVFLRVDGTAVSEQELHLPLGYKWVVWDHSDTEVRLTKGKHTLTLAAKSLDGRRATQGDAIVDRLTLSLPDASARTQVYEGELAWLGGGSRPVYDLPERAATGSGAARLPKKGTATFWVYSPADREATLTIDVLAGTDGRVSVNGQDVLRLGKRRNSAAVSLSGGVNKVTVTGGSGNTLVDRLTVTPTEGALRTRTYEARDAALTGSATLSPLSLATDGTAISGIGGDPGNGNTATFTVTADKAGLHALRIRYSNPEQSPATHYNPDPLARHADLTVNGGETRRIFFPHTFHQNNFWELTVPVQLKKGPNTLTFRSEELPNFDGTTYASDTFPGVLLRSRYAPLIDRIAVAPYAKEVR from the coding sequence CTACACCTTCAACGAGGACGACCTCACCTCCGGAAAGATCACCGACAGTTCCGGCAACGGCCTGACGGCGAGTCTGGTCAACGGCTCCACCGCACGGTCCGTCGAAGGAACGGACGGCGGCAAGGCGCTCGCCCTGCCCGGCGGGGCGCCCGCCTCCGACGGCGCCTACGTGCGCCTGCCCCGGGAAGTGGTCGGCGACGCGACCGACCTGACGGTGTCCGCCCGCGTGAAGTGGGGCGACGACACATCGTCCTGGCAGCGGATCTTCGACCTGGGATCCGGCACCACGAAGTACCTCTTCACCACCCCGTCCAACAACGGCGGCGTGCTGCGCACCGCCGTGACGACGGGCGGAGGCGGCGCGGAGTCCCAGGTCTCCGGATACGCGGCGCTCCCCGCCGGCGCCTGGCGCACCGTCACGGTCACCCTCGACACCGCCGCCGGACAGGTCACCACCTACCTCGACGGCGTGGCGGTCTCGTCCTCGGCGACGACCGTCAAGGCCCGAGACCTGCTGGACGCCTCGGCCACGGCCGCCGGCTACATCGGAAAGTCCTTCTACCCGGATCCGCTCCTCAAGGGCGTGATCGACGACTTCACGGTGTGGCACTCGGCGCTCAGCGCCGAGCAGGTGGCGGGTGTGGTCGGCGACGTCCCCACCCTTCAGGCCCTGTCGAGGACGTCCTTCGAGGTGCGGACCACCACCGGAACGGCCCCGTCCCTCCCCTCAGCGGTCCGCTCCACCTACTCCGACGGCTACGACCGCGACACCCCGATCGTCTGGGACGCCATACCCTCGGACGCGTACGCCCGGCCCGGCACGTTCACGACGGCAGGCACGGCGGCCGGGCGCCGGGTGACGGCGACCGTCACCGTGGTCCGCGAAGGCGAACTCACCGTCGACCTCGGCTCGGACACCGGCGCCTTCCACGGCGGCGCCTCCGGCACCCTCTACGGCGTGTACGGACCCGACGTCCCCACCAACAACCTCATCGAGGGCATGGGTCTGCGCACCGTCTCCACCAAGGCGCAGGACGGTCCCCAGCATCCGGGAGCCGACGCCCTGGAGGTGGTCGGACCCCTGGCCGACTCCACCGACGGTGACGTGTACATCTACATGACCGACATCCACCGCGGGTTCCCGTACGAGTGGCCGGGCGCCACCCCGGCGGAGAAGGTCAAGCTGTACGAGGAGAAGATCGCCAAGCAGGTCGACCAGGTGCTGCGCCTGCCGAAGCGGTATCAGGACAACATCGTCTTCGTGCCGTTCAACGAGCCCGAGGGCAACATGTTCGGCACCGGTGAGTGGAGTTACGACAAGGTCAGCTGGCTGAACTCCCCCGACGCCTTCTTCGCCGCCTGGGACTCCGCGTACCAGCTCATCAAGGGCAGGATGCCCGACGCCCGCATCGCCGGCCCCAACACCAGCATCCTGTACGACCAGGTGAAGGGCTTCCTCACGCACACCCTCGCCGCCGGCACCCTCCCGGACGTGATCACCTGGCACGAACTGAGCCACCCGGAGGCCGTGCGCGTCGGCGTCACCAAGTACCGGACGTGGGAGAAGGACCTGTTCAGCGGAACCAGCCGTGAGGGCACCGAACTCCCCGTCAACATCAACGAGTACGCCTTCAACTACCACACCTCCGTCCCGGGCCAGATGATCCAGTGGGTCTCCGCGATCGAGGAGTCCAAGGTGGACGCCGACATCGCGTACTGGAACATCGACGGCAACCTCTCCGACTCCGCCGTCCAGTCCAACCGCGGCAACGGCCAGTGGTGGCTTCTGCACTCCTACGCCTCCATGAGCGGACACACCGTCACGGTCAGCCCGCCGTTCCCCGGCCAGAACTACACCATGCAGGGCGTTGCCACCTTCGACGAGAAGAAGAAGCAGGCCCGACTGCTCTTCGGCGGCTCCACCGGCAAGGGCCACATCACCTTCGCGGGCATTCCGAAGAAGGTCTTCGGCAAGAGCGTCCACGCCTGGATCCGCGAGATCGAGTGGAGCGGGCAGGTCGGCGACAGCCCCGGCCCGAAGCTGCTCGCGGAGACGAATCTCGCGGTCGGCGCCGACGGCACCGTATCCGCCGACTTCGGCGAGGGCACACTGCCGGCGCTCAAGGAGTCCTCGGCCTACGAGATCGTCCTCAGCCCGGCCGGGAAGGCGAAGGCCACACAGTCCGCGCCCGTGCGCTGGCAGGGCTCGTACGAGGCCGAGGACGCCGCGCACACCGGCTCCGGCTACTCGAAGAAGGGCCCCGAGGGCTCCACGAGCGACGTGTCGAAGTTCTACACGTCCGGCGGCTACGACGTGGGCGGCCTGCGCACCGGCTCGGACGTCACGCTCGACTTCACCGTGGACGTGCCCGAAGACGGCAGCTACGACCTGAGCGTCTTCGCCAACTCCCTCAACACCTTCGACAAGGTCCGGGAGCAGGGTCCCACCAACGTGTTCCTGCGGGTGGACGGCACAGCCGTCAGCGAGCAGGAGCTGCACCTGCCGCTCGGCTACAAGTGGGTGGTGTGGGACCACAGCGACACCGAGGTCAGGCTCACCAAGGGCAAGCACACCCTGACGCTCGCCGCGAAGAGCCTCGACGGCAGGCGCGCCACCCAGGGCGACGCCATCGTGGACCGGCTGACCCTGTCCCTGCCGGACGCCTCCGCCCGCACACAGGTGTACGAGGGTGAACTGGCCTGGCTCGGCGGCGGATCGCGCCCCGTCTACGACCTGCCCGAGCGGGCCGCCACCGGCTCGGGCGCCGCACGGCTGCCGAAGAAGGGAACCGCCACCTTCTGGGTCTACTCCCCCGCCGACCGCGAGGCGACCCTCACGATCGACGTCCTCGCCGGCACGGACGGCCGCGTCTCCGTCAACGGCCAGGACGTCCTGCGTCTGGGCAAGCGCAGGAACAGCGCCGCCGTCTCCCTCTCCGGCGGCGTCAACAAGGTGACGGTGACCGGCGGTTCGGGCAACACCCTGGTCGACCGCCTCACGGTCACCCCGACCGAGGGCGCTCTCAGGACGCGCACGTACGAGGCCCGCGACGCCGCGCTCACCGGCTCGGCCACCCTCAGTCCCCTCTCCCTGGCCACCGACGGCACCGCGATCAGCGGCATCGGCGGCGACCCGGGCAACGGCAACACCGCCACGTTCACCGTCACCGCGGACAAGGCGGGCCTGCACGCACTGCGCATCCGCTACTCCAACCCCGAACAGTCCCCGGCCACCCACTACAACCCGGACCCGCTCGCCCGTCACGCCGACCTCACCGTCAACGGCGGCGAGACCCGGCGGATCTTCTTCCCGCACACCTTCCACCAGAACAACTTCTGGGAGCTGACCGTCCCCGTCCAGCTCAAGAAGGGACCGAACACACTCACCTTCCGCTCCGAGGAACTCCCGAACTTCGACGGCACCACCTACGCCTCGGACACCTTCCCCGGCGTGCTGCTCCGTTCCCGGTACGCGCCGTTGATCGACCGGATCGCCGTCGCGCCGTATGCGAAAGAGGTGCGATGA